Proteins co-encoded in one Listeria ivanovii subsp. ivanovii genomic window:
- a CDS encoding PTS mannose transporter subunit IID — protein MSEQIIVNEKKITKRDLMGVFVRSNLFQGSWNFERMQSLGFCFSVIPVIKRLYPEKGPEREQAIKRHLEFFNTHPYMAAPILGVTTAMEEQKANGADIDDGAINGIKVGLMGPLAGVGDPIFWGTVRPVLAALGAGFATDGSIIGPILFFVLFNAIRLGFRYWGVFYGYTKGTDVVSDMSGGLLQKLTEGASILGLFVMGALVNKWTTIYVPLVAYTTTDSKTGKEVPTTVQSILDQLMPGLLALLLTFACMWILKKKVNALWLILGLFVVGILGYWSGILGLPPAGYSPLG, from the coding sequence ATGAGTGAACAAATTATAGTTAATGAAAAGAAAATAACGAAACGTGATTTAATGGGAGTATTCGTTCGTTCCAACCTCTTCCAAGGGTCGTGGAACTTTGAGCGGATGCAGTCTTTAGGATTCTGTTTCTCCGTGATTCCAGTCATTAAACGTCTTTATCCGGAAAAAGGACCAGAAAGAGAGCAAGCAATCAAACGTCACTTAGAATTCTTTAATACCCATCCTTATATGGCCGCACCAATCTTAGGTGTAACCACTGCAATGGAAGAACAAAAAGCAAACGGCGCTGATATTGATGACGGTGCTATCAATGGTATCAAAGTTGGCTTAATGGGACCACTTGCTGGTGTTGGGGATCCAATTTTCTGGGGAACTGTTCGTCCCGTACTAGCCGCTTTAGGTGCTGGTTTCGCAACGGATGGTAGCATTATCGGACCCATCCTATTCTTCGTATTATTCAATGCGATTCGTTTAGGATTCCGTTATTGGGGTGTATTTTACGGCTATACAAAAGGTACTGATGTTGTATCTGATATGTCTGGCGGTTTACTCCAAAAACTAACGGAAGGTGCTTCTATTTTAGGACTATTCGTTATGGGTGCGCTCGTAAATAAATGGACTACGATTTACGTGCCGCTAGTAGCTTATACTACTACAGACTCTAAAACTGGTAAAGAAGTTCCAACAACCGTTCAAAGTATTTTGGACCAATTAATGCCAGGTCTTCTTGCCCTACTTCTAACATTCGCATGTATGTGGATTCTGAAGAAAAAAGTCAATGCCCTTTGGTTGATTCTAGGACTATTCGTCGTTGGTATTCTTGGTTACTGGTCAGGAATTTTAGGTCTTCCACCAGCTGGCTATTCACCACTAGGTTAA
- a CDS encoding PTS mannose/fructose/sorbose transporter subunit IIC, producing MTAIQLILVFLVSCISGMGSILDEWQTHRPLIACTLIGLVLGDITTGIIIGGTLEMIALGWMNIGAAVAPDAALASIISTILVITGGQDISVGISLAIPLAALGQVLTILVRTITVAFQHMADKAGKEGNLRSLDWIHVSALLLQAMRIAIPAMIVAVTVGTDAVENLLNAIPDVIVNGLNVAGGFIVVVGYAMVINMMSAKYLMPFFFLGFVVAAFTAFNLVALGVLGLVAAIIYIQLNPKYQLKDAIQQYGGGGGGRQADDLDDDLDD from the coding sequence ATGACTGCAATACAATTAATCCTTGTATTCCTCGTATCATGTATTAGTGGTATGGGCAGTATTTTGGATGAGTGGCAAACACATCGTCCATTAATTGCCTGTACGCTAATTGGTCTAGTTCTTGGGGATATTACGACCGGTATTATCATTGGGGGAACACTTGAAATGATCGCGCTTGGATGGATGAACATCGGGGCTGCGGTTGCACCAGATGCAGCACTTGCATCTATTATCTCAACTATCTTAGTTATTACAGGGGGCCAAGATATCAGCGTAGGTATTTCACTAGCAATTCCTTTAGCTGCACTTGGACAAGTACTTACTATCCTTGTTCGTACAATTACAGTTGCTTTCCAACATATGGCTGATAAAGCTGGTAAGGAAGGTAATCTCAGAAGTCTCGACTGGATACATGTTTCAGCACTCTTACTTCAAGCAATGCGTATCGCAATTCCAGCAATGATTGTTGCCGTGACAGTTGGTACAGATGCCGTAGAAAATCTGTTAAATGCTATTCCGGACGTTATCGTTAACGGTCTAAACGTAGCCGGTGGATTTATCGTTGTCGTTGGTTATGCCATGGTTATTAACATGATGTCAGCTAAATATTTAATGCCTTTCTTCTTCTTAGGTTTTGTTGTCGCGGCATTTACAGCTTTCAACTTAGTAGCGCTAGGTGTTCTAGGTCTAGTTGCAGCAATTATTTATATCCAACTTAACCCTAAATATCAATTGAAAGATGCTATCCAACAATATGGTGGAGGCGGCGGCGGACGTCAAGCAGACGATCTCGACGACGACCTTGATGACTAA
- a CDS encoding mannose/fructose/sorbose PTS transporter subunit IIB, translating to MEIRLARIDDRLIHGQVATVWTKETQVERIIVISDDVAKDEVRKTLLTQVAPPGVKASVVDVQKGIRVYNNPKYATTPVMLLFTNPTDVLTLVEAGVNITTVNIGGMAFREGKHMITNAVSIDEKDEAAFRKLDEKGIELEIRKVASDNKVKLIPLLDKEK from the coding sequence ATGGAAATTCGCTTAGCACGTATTGACGACCGTTTAATTCACGGTCAAGTAGCAACAGTTTGGACAAAGGAAACACAAGTAGAACGTATCATCGTTATTAGTGATGATGTAGCAAAAGATGAAGTTCGTAAAACACTTCTTACGCAAGTAGCCCCTCCTGGAGTAAAAGCAAGCGTTGTAGACGTACAAAAAGGGATTCGCGTATACAACAATCCAAAATATGCAACTACTCCTGTAATGTTACTATTCACCAACCCAACAGACGTATTAACTTTAGTGGAAGCTGGAGTCAATATTACAACCGTCAACATTGGTGGTATGGCTTTCCGTGAAGGCAAACACATGATTACCAATGCTGTTTCCATTGATGAAAAAGATGAAGCAGCTTTCCGTAAATTAGATGAAAAAGGCATCGAACTAGAAATCCGCAAAGTCGCTTCTGATAACAAAGTAAAATTAATTCCACTACTAGATAAAGAAAAATAA